The Mailhella massiliensis DNA segment CGGAGAAAGACCGGGGCGCGACACGCAAAGCGCTCTGCCCGTGCCCGTATCCACCAACACAAGACGCGACAGGTCGAATCCTGCGGAACGAGGCTCGGCATCGGGCACGATCATGCGGCAGAACACGGAAAGTCCCTCCCCGCCCTCGTCTTCGCTCCTTCCCAGCGCGAGCCTCTCCTCTTCCGAAAGCAAAAGAGAAAAAGCGGGAGAAAGCAGCGTCACATCGCCGAGCAGAAAAGCTCCCTTTCCGGCCATGTCCAGAAGGACGGCCGCGGCTTCCGGGGAAAAACGGCGCAGCACGCCGCGGCACGCTTCGCCCGGGGTGTCGAACCCGAAAGGAAATGCAACTTCGTATGTCATGGACAAAATGTTGCATAAAAAGCGGCAACGGGCAAGGCGCACGCCTTCTGCCGGAAGCACGAAGGAACCGGGCCCCCGCTTTCCTGCCCGCACACACCGCCCCTGAGCACGCTCCGCCCTTGCTGCAGAAGGGAACGGAAAACAGGCGGAACCATGACTTGCCGAAGAATGCGCAGCCCCTCAGGCAGCGCATTCCCGAGAGCGCGGAACAGGAGCGGAAAAATACGGAACCTTACAGAGGCGCGCCCGGGCTGCGGCAGTCCAGAGCATGGCGCAGAATACGCAGCGCCTCGCGCATTTCCGAGGTGGAAACGGTGGGAGGCACGCCTTCGGGCAGAAGACGACGCAACAGCAGCATACCCAGAATACAGGATGTGAGAATGCGGGCCGAGGGCACGCCCCCTTCCCCTTCCGTCTTCTCAATGTCCGTAAGAAAGCTCTGCATCTTTTCCTGAATCACGGGAGAAGCCTCCTGCGACATGGAAGAAAGCATGAGTATGTTCAGCAGTTCGAGCAGACCGTCATCCTCGAAGCCGATCTCGAAGGAACGGACGATTCTGCCCGCCAGATCCCCCAGCTTGTTCTCATCGCTGAGCGGCGGCCTGCGGCTGGAAATGCTTTCGAACACGGCGCGGAACAGATCCTTTTTCGAACCGTAATAACGGGAGATCAGCGCCACGTTGACCCCCGACATGTCGGCCACCCGGCGCAGCGACACAAGCTCATACGGATACCGGGAAAAAAGCTTTTCGGCATTTTTCAGTATTCTGAGTCTGGTCTGCGCGGCATTACGGCCGGGCCTTGCGCCGGATTCACACGGGCAATCCAGAGGTTCGAAAACATCCTCATTCATACGCATCCACCTTGAATCTCATACAATAACGCCATGTTCCCTTATACCCTGCTTCATGGCCGAACGCAAGTAAACACTTGTTGACTTAATGACGAAAACCCTTTAACTCTCCATCCGCATCATGTTCGACCAGGAGGAATCCCATGCATCTGCGCAACCTGTTTCTGCTCGCGGCCGCCGTGCTGCTGCCGTGGAACGCGGCCTTTGCCGACGAGCTTTCCCTGAGCGTCGGCGCCTTTGCGACGCAGTCCGAATACAAAGGCGCCGACACGAGAGTACTGCCCATGCCCGTGATTCAGTATGAAGGCAACCGCTTCTTTCTCAAGAATGCGGAAGCGGGCGTTTATGTATGGAGCGACGAAAGGCAGAGGCTCTCCGCGGGGCTCACGCTTCTTCCCCTGTATCTTCGCACCGGCAAGTGCGACGATCAGGCCATGAAGCAGCTCGACAACCGCAACATCATCGTGCTCGGCACGCTGGGCTATGAACTGGAAACGGAATACGGACGGCTCAGGCTCACGGCGTCCGGCGACGTCACCGGAACAAGCGACGGTTTTCTCGCTTCCGCAGTCTACGCCTATCCGTTGCGCCGGGGCGCGCTGACCCTTACCCCCAACGCGGGCGTGATTTTCGCCAGTTCCGACTTCAACGACTATTATTACGGCGTAAGTCATGCCGAAGCGGCCAGAAGCGGATTTTCCCACTATGATCCCGAAGCCTCGTTCACGCCCTTCCTCGGCGTCGCCGCAAACTACAGGCTCAGCGATCACTGGAGTCTCTTCGCCACATGGAAGATCACCTTCCTCAGCGACGAAGTGAAAGACAGCCCCATGGTGGACAGGGACACGCAGCACATCTTCGGCGGCGGCATCACCTACAGCTTCTGATCCGGCGCGAAAAACGCGCCCCCTTCCCTTCGCGCAATGCGCGCTTCCGGCTCCGTTCCCCCCATGAGCCGCAAGCGCACAGAACGCCGCAGCATGAAGACGGAACCGGCACCTCCTCGCCGATTCCGTCTTTTTCTTTCCTGCGATTCGTTCCGAAAAAAGGCCTCCTGCCGATCCCCCTGCGGCAGAAGCCTCCCGCATTGCCGCGCAACGTGTCCCCCCCCAAAAAAAAGCGTCTCCAGCAAAAACGCGCGGCAAAGGACGGCCCTTTCCGCCCTTTGCCCAGACGGCGCGAAGAAGACTCCCCCGGACGACAAAAGGCGGAACCGACTTTTGTCGGTTCCGCCTTTTTCATGCATGATTGCGGCAGACTAGCGCTTTTTCTCTTCCATGCACACCACGCGCACGCCGGGATGCCCTTCCGTGCGCGAAGCCTGCGCCTTGAAGAGCGCAAGCCAGTTTTTGCCGAGCAGGGTTTCCGCCAGCCACTCGGCATTGTGCAGTACCGGGCGGTGCGTATCGATGACGGGAGTATCCCCCGCAGCCTTGTTCTTGCCGCGCGCGGGATGACTCATATCCATGGTCATGAGCGTACGGGCAATGCCTATCTTGCAGGAGGGACAGCCCACCAGAATGGGCGCATCGGCCTTGTAGCCCGCAAGAGCGCTCTGCAGCCGGTCACGCTTGCGTTCGCGCAGAACATTGTAGATGTCCGGGCAGGTGTAGGCCCCCGCGCCGGATTCGCCGCAGCAGCCGGGATTGATGAGGATGGATGCGCCGGTGATGCGTTCAAGCGCCCGCGCCACCTTGCCGCCGTCCTTGGTGGCCTTCACGCCCGACCATGCCGGATGGCAGGAGGAATGGTAGATGATGTGCTCGTCGCTCACTTCCACGCCGTGGGGCAGGCGGTCCACCAGCAGCTGCACGATATCGTTGTGGGGCAGCACGTTGCCGTCCGTGCCCGTGATGCCGTGCCGCATGAGCGAATCACGGCAGGAACCGCAGGCGGTGACAAGCATGTTCACGTCGAAGCCCGCCTCGTATGCGGCCTGAAGCGTGGCCGCGATGACCTGCCGGTTGTGCTGCAGATTCTCCTCATACTTGTCGGCCCCGCCGGCGGCAAGCAGGGGGTAACCGCAGCAGAGATGACGGCCGGGCAGCACCACGGGCACGCCCGCGTGCATCATGAGCGCGATGGAGGCCAGCGCAATGCGGCGGTAGAACAGGCTGCCGCCGCAGCCGGGGAAATACAGCACCGCGGGCACGCGGCCTTCCAGCACCCCCTGGGCGGAAATGTCGCCGCTCACGGGAAGGAAGAGATGCGCCGGGGCGTTTCTGTCGAGATGCAGGCTTTCGTAGATGCTCACCATCCCCAGCGCCGGGCCGCGCGCGGAAAAGAGCGGGCTGCTCATGCGTCTGCGCCAGACGCGGGGCACCAGCGGAATGAACTGGTTCATCACGTTCTGGCCGAGCGCCGCCATCTTGGCGAAGGCGGGAAGGCGCTTCTCGGGATCGGACGCGAGTATGTTCAGCACCTGCGACTTGACGGGATGCCCGCCCATGCCCTCGCGCTTTACATAGGCAAGGGAGCTCAGGGCCACTTCCGGCGATTCAATCTTCACCGGGCAGACGGAGGTACAGCGGCCGCAGCCGGTGCAGTGCTCCACCAGATGGCGCAGCTCGCCCAGAAGTTCCTGCGAAGGCTTGCCGCTCGTCACCTGGGAATAATAGATGGCCTCGGTAAGCGCGCCGAGAATGAGGTTCTTGTTGCGCGGATTGTACTGGAAGGAACGCTCGGGGTACACCATGGGGCATACCTGCTTGCACTTGCCGCAGCGAGTGCAGGTCTGCACCTGGGAAAGCAGGCGGATGAGGCACTCCTTGTCCGGCAGGCCCGATTCCCGGATATCCGCAATGAGTCTGTTGAAGGAGAAGGTGAAGGGCCTCACGGGAAGCTTGCGCGTGACGAGTTTGCCCGGGTTCAGCAGATCGCGCGGGTCCACGCGCATCTTGAACTCGCGCAGGCTCTCCATCTGCTTTGCATCCAGAAACGCGATCTTGGTGATGCCTATGCCGTGTTCGCCGGA contains these protein-coding regions:
- a CDS encoding MipA/OmpV family protein; this translates as MHLRNLFLLAAAVLLPWNAAFADELSLSVGAFATQSEYKGADTRVLPMPVIQYEGNRFFLKNAEAGVYVWSDERQRLSAGLTLLPLYLRTGKCDDQAMKQLDNRNIIVLGTLGYELETEYGRLRLTASGDVTGTSDGFLASAVYAYPLRRGALTLTPNAGVIFASSDFNDYYYGVSHAEAARSGFSHYDPEASFTPFLGVAANYRLSDHWSLFATWKITFLSDEVKDSPMVDRDTQHIFGGGITYSF
- a CDS encoding TetR/AcrR family transcriptional regulator, whose product is MNEDVFEPLDCPCESGARPGRNAAQTRLRILKNAEKLFSRYPYELVSLRRVADMSGVNVALISRYYGSKKDLFRAVFESISSRRPPLSDENKLGDLAGRIVRSFEIGFEDDGLLELLNILMLSSMSQEASPVIQEKMQSFLTDIEKTEGEGGVPSARILTSCILGMLLLRRLLPEGVPPTVSTSEMREALRILRHALDCRSPGAPL